One genomic region from Candidatus Cloacimonadota bacterium encodes:
- a CDS encoding NAD-dependent epimerase/dehydratase family protein, whose amino-acid sequence MTILITGGAGFIGSHVADAYLNAGHRVVVVDDLSSGRRENLDSRVVFHQKDIRDESLAAIFELEKPDIVNHHAAQISVPRSISNPKQDAEVNILGLINVLQCCVKHQVKKIIFISSGGAIYGEAKEYPTTENYLPKPLSIYAINKYAGEHYLRFFHHQYGLKYTVLRYANVFGPRQMPEGEAGVVSIFVEKLLKDETPELYAYPDEPDGMIRDYVYVKDVVRANLAVLESGDNDAFNIGTCMETTTLHLYRTILWQLGKKIQPQRGPARQGDIRRSMLDNSKAFRELGWSPLYSLEEGVKETIEFFKQKRGDK is encoded by the coding sequence GTGACGATACTGATAACTGGTGGAGCGGGCTTCATTGGCTCCCACGTGGCGGATGCCTATCTGAATGCGGGGCATAGGGTTGTGGTTGTGGACGACCTTTCCTCAGGAAGGCGGGAAAACCTTGATTCCCGCGTGGTTTTCCATCAAAAAGACATCCGCGACGAATCCCTTGCAGCCATCTTCGAGCTTGAAAAACCTGACATCGTGAACCACCACGCCGCCCAAATCAGCGTGCCCCGTTCCATCAGCAATCCAAAGCAGGATGCTGAGGTTAACATATTGGGGCTTATAAACGTTTTGCAGTGTTGTGTGAAGCATCAGGTTAAGAAAATTATCTTTATCTCTTCTGGTGGAGCCATTTACGGGGAGGCGAAAGAATATCCGACCACGGAAAACTACCTGCCCAAACCTCTTTCAATTTATGCCATAAACAAATACGCCGGAGAGCATTATCTTCGTTTTTTCCATCATCAATATGGTCTCAAATATACAGTGCTCCGCTATGCCAATGTTTTTGGGCCTCGCCAGATGCCTGAAGGCGAAGCTGGCGTGGTTTCCATCTTTGTGGAAAAGCTCTTAAAGGATGAAACCCCTGAGCTTTACGCTTACCCGGATGAACCAGATGGCATGATCCGTGATTACGTTTACGTTAAGGATGTGGTGCGGGCTAATCTGGCGGTTTTGGAAAGCGGAGACAACGACGCCTTCAACATCGGAACCTGTATGGAAACCACCACTTTACACCTCTATAGAACCATTTTATGGCAGCTTGGGAAGAAGATTCAGCCCCAACGTGGTCCCGCCCGTCAGGGAGACATTCGCCGTTCCATGCTGGATAATTCCAAAGCCTTTCGTGAATTGGGCTGGAGCCCGCTCTATTCGCTGGAAGAAGGGGTGAAGGAAACCATCGAATTTTTCAAACAAAAAAGAGGCGACAAATGA